From a region of the Bermanella marisrubri genome:
- a CDS encoding chalcone isomerase family protein produces the protein MKYLALITAALLSLNLSAATISGVELPDNLSVTKQPLALNGAGVRSKFFMDIYVAGLYLPEKEQAAQNIIEQDQPMGLRLHVTSGLLSAEKMQNATLEGFEKSTNGNLAPIQKNVDVFIDSLKDEIAENDVFEFIYVPDQGVSVYKNGELKTQVPSLEFKQALFGIWLSDEPVQDDLKAGLLGSL, from the coding sequence ATGAAATACTTGGCTCTTATTACAGCGGCATTGCTGTCATTGAACCTCTCTGCTGCAACCATTTCGGGTGTCGAACTGCCTGATAACCTAAGTGTTACTAAGCAACCTCTGGCACTTAATGGTGCGGGTGTGCGTAGTAAGTTTTTTATGGATATCTACGTGGCGGGTTTGTACTTACCAGAAAAAGAGCAAGCTGCGCAAAACATCATCGAACAGGACCAGCCAATGGGTTTGCGCCTGCATGTCACTTCGGGCTTGCTAAGCGCCGAAAAAATGCAAAATGCTACGTTAGAAGGATTTGAAAAATCAACTAACGGTAATCTTGCTCCCATTCAAAAAAATGTTGATGTGTTCATTGATAGCCTGAAAGATGAAATCGCAGAAAACGATGTTTTCGAATTCATTTACGTCCCAGATCAAGGCGTTTCGGTTTACAAAAATGGCGAGTTAAAAACTCAGGTTCCTAGCCTTGAGTTTAAGCAAGCATTATTTGGCATTTGGTTGTCGGATGAGCCAGTTCAGGATGACCTAAAAGCAGGACTATTAGGTAGCCTTTAA
- a CDS encoding SirB2 family protein, whose amino-acid sequence MGTLYIAMKHSHLLLVALSLSFFVIRGIALLMQAGWLQKKWAKISPHIIDTFLLATGIALTVITHQYPISDHWLTAKMVFLVGYILFGIKMMKTDNVMLRRSFFAAAIICIIMMVTIARTHHPLGLFSLI is encoded by the coding sequence ATGGGTACCCTATACATCGCAATGAAACACAGCCACTTACTGCTAGTGGCACTGAGCCTAAGCTTTTTCGTCATCCGCGGCATTGCATTACTGATGCAGGCAGGATGGCTACAAAAGAAATGGGCGAAAATTAGCCCTCATATTATCGACACGTTTTTATTGGCAACGGGTATCGCATTAACGGTGATCACACATCAATACCCCATAAGCGATCATTGGCTAACGGCTAAAATGGTGTTTTTGGTAGGTTATATTCTGTTTGGCATCAAAATGATGAAAACCGACAATGTGATGCTTCGTCGCAGCTTCTTCGCCGCCGCCATTATCTGCATCATTATGATGGTCACCATTGCACGTACGCATCATCCCCTGGGTCTGTTTAGCTTAATCTAG
- the queF gene encoding NADPH-dependent 7-cyano-7-deazaguanine reductase QueF (Catalyzes the NADPH-dependent reduction of 7-cyano-7-deazaguanine (preQ0) to 7-aminomethyl-7-deazaguanine (preQ1) in queuosine biosynthesis), with the protein MKDDILLGKETEYKSEYDQSLIYPIERAGNRAKLEGIDDSLNNGLGFYGYDLWTGYEISWLNQKGKPQVAIAEFIIPCDSSNIVESKSFKLYLNSFNNTRFDDADEVQALMQKDLSQGFGADVDVRFYSVEQYPLAQSLTGECIDDEDITVKDYAPTPSLLSFSDESTQEILISHLLKSNCPVTNQPDWATVVIDYKGSKIDRAALLAYIISYRNHDDFHEHCVEQMFTDLWRLGAFDSLTVTARYTRRGGLDINPMRSSRSAISVKDMVGRLPRQ; encoded by the coding sequence ATGAAAGACGATATTCTACTAGGTAAAGAAACCGAATATAAATCGGAATACGATCAAAGCTTAATCTATCCCATTGAGCGCGCCGGCAATCGCGCAAAGTTAGAAGGGATTGATGATTCATTGAATAATGGTTTGGGGTTTTATGGCTATGATCTTTGGACTGGCTATGAAATTTCATGGCTGAACCAAAAGGGCAAGCCGCAAGTGGCCATTGCAGAATTCATTATTCCTTGTGACTCAAGCAATATCGTTGAATCCAAGTCTTTTAAGCTATACCTGAACAGTTTTAATAATACGCGCTTTGATGATGCGGATGAGGTTCAAGCTTTAATGCAAAAGGATCTGAGCCAGGGCTTTGGTGCGGATGTAGACGTTCGCTTTTATTCGGTAGAGCAATATCCATTGGCTCAGTCGCTAACGGGCGAGTGTATTGATGATGAAGATATTACGGTTAAGGATTATGCGCCTACCCCAAGTCTTTTGTCCTTTTCTGACGAAAGCACACAAGAAATCCTAATAAGTCATTTATTGAAAAGTAATTGTCCAGTTACGAATCAGCCAGATTGGGCAACAGTGGTCATTGATTACAAAGGCAGTAAAATTGATCGCGCCGCTTTGCTTGCCTATATCATCAGCTATCGCAATCACGATGATTTTCACGAGCACTGTGTCGAGCAGATGTTTACGGATTTGTGGCGTTTAGGAGCTTTTGATTCATTAACCGTTACGGCGCGCTATACAAGAAGAGGGGGCTTGGACATCAATCCAATGCGTTCTTCTCGTTCTGCGATCAGTGTGAAAGATATGGTGGGTCGATTACCTCGTCAATAA